CAGCACAAAACATCAGCTTCCTGACCATGGGTGTGGGCAGGGAACATGATTCAGGCCGCCAGGGGTGGGACCCTGGCGGCCGACTTTTGTACCGAGGTATCAGTCGTCGTCAGAGAAGGCGTTCGCGAAGTGCATCCGAGGGCATGGCGCAGGCGTCGCCCTTGCCGAACCATTTCAGACGGCGGGCGGCGATGAAGTCGTAGGCCGCGTCTCGGAGGGAGCGCGGGATGACGCGTGCGAGCAGCGCGAGGATGCGCCAATGCCAGCCCATTTCACGGAGGCACCGCAGGATGCCATCGGAGCGGGAGAGTACGGTGCCGTCCACCTCGACCA
The Luteolibacter flavescens DNA segment above includes these coding regions:
- a CDS encoding thiol-disulfide oxidoreductase DCC family protein codes for the protein MSSGTDDFLVVAFDGDCLMCSRSIRFLAEHDPGKRFRFVTLQSPRGRSMEERSGTGALNTALVEVDGTVLSRSDGILRCLREMGWHWRILALLARVIPRSLRDAAYDFIAARRLKWFGKGDACAMPSDALRERLL